The following proteins come from a genomic window of Alnus glutinosa chromosome 10, dhAlnGlut1.1, whole genome shotgun sequence:
- the LOC133878967 gene encoding putative protein FAR1-RELATED SEQUENCE 10 yields the protein MDLSQLDLISQHEDDCSLTHIELDDVVPIEMDPQNDGNEIVANDQLNDGVDNCRSKAKLIDGDKVVEEPKSGMLFGSIEEVVDYYRNYGKQAGFGVTQKKKKKYENGDVHYISLTCARGGKASSSSSNNLCKASKTSKTGCQATLNATLVDTSWYVTNVNLGHNHDLSPGKARYFRCNKKLDPATKRKLDIDDRAGIRTNKIYNALAVEAGGYKNLTFGERECRNYIANSRRLRLGTGGAAALRDYFNRMRNEFVDQYDNALRRKVEVENVADFDSFNTTISCVIEQVEINESYRKKIVFNVCYNGPVYEVNCSCRLFESRGILCKHAISVLTTFEDVDFLREKYFLNRWRKDLKRPYKLIKSSYDPLSGNPTADRYAELSNNVLKLAAIAAPNVDHCMELQSMLIC from the exons ATGGATTTATCACAATTGGACTTGATTTCACAACACGAAGATGATTGTTCATTGACACATATTgaacttgatgatgttgtgcccatcgaaatggaccctcaaaatg atggaaatgaaaTTGTTGCTAATGACCAATTGAATGATGGTGTGGATAATTGTCGGTCCAAGGCCAAGCTCATAGATGGAGATAAAGTTGTTGAGGAGCCTAAGAGCGGTATGCTATTTGGCTCCATAGAGGAAGTCGTTGACTATTATAGGAATTATGGAAAGCAAGCGGGCTTTGGTGTgacacaaaagaagaagaaaaagtatgaaaatggaGATGTACACTACATCAGTCTGACATGTGCTCGCGGAGGCAAAGCATCATCCAGTTCAAGTAATAACCTATGCAAGGCTAGCAAAACAAGCAAAACGGGGTGTCAGGCTACTTTGAATGCAACGTTAGTGGATACATCGTGGTATGTGACAAATGTAAATCTAGGGCATAATCACGACTTAAGCCCAGGTAAAGCGAGATACTTTCGGTGCAACAAGAAGTTGGATCCTGCTACGAAGAGAAAGCTTGATATAGATGATAGAGCTGGAATCCGcacaaataaaatttataacgCACTAGCCGTTGAAGCGGGGGGTTATAAGAATCTtacatttggagagagagagtgtcgcAATTATATTGCGAACTCAAGACGCCTTCGCCTTGGTACAGGAGGTGCCGCAGCACTTCGTGACTATTTCAATAGAATGCGGAAc GAATTTGTGGATCAATACGATAACGCTTTGCGCAGGAAGGTTGAGGTTgagaatgttgctgatttcgATTCCTTCAATACCACCATTTCATGT GTGATCGAACAGGTAGAAATTAATGAATCCTATAggaaaaaaatcgtttttaatGTTTGCTACAATGGCCCTGTATATGAAGTGAATTGTAGTTGCCGTTTGTTTGAATCAAGAGGAATTTTGTGCAAACATGCCATATCCGTGTTGACTACATTTGAAGATGTCGATTTCTTGCGCGAAAAGTATTTTCTAAATCGATGGAGGAAGGATTTGAAGCGGCCATATAAGTTAATCAAGAGTAGTTATGATCCTTTGAGTGGCAACCCTACTGCAGATCGATATGCTGAACTGAGCAACAATGTGCTGAAGTTGGCCGCTATTGCAGCACCAAACGTGGACCATTGCATGGAATTGCAAAGTATGTTGATAtgctaa
- the LOC133878966 gene encoding uncharacterized protein LOC133878966: MAAVASILAIGAVILEDIRSKRLLRREPHVNQEYERGIYMDSILYGSKQDCIDQIRMSPTAFFELCKILADNNLIRETINMSIKEQVLMFLHIIGHNVRFRVDCVGAIDGTHVRASVPIEIQGRFRGRKERTTQNVLAGIIFDLKFTYVLAGWEGSAHDSRVLNDALTGPEGFKIPEGKYYLGDAGYGTRNGIISPYRGVRYHLKEFEPFWSFPTQVDVVLACCVIHNHIMGVDPNDSIMEEVVRDVGSQNQSAMGKNKEKDTKNKQFRWSKPMHTLLLEILANEAVKGNKPSNTFKPASFALVARSINEKFGVECASDHVENRLRTIRNMWTSINTLQWEEWLWMG; the protein is encoded by the exons ATGGCCGCAGTTGCATCTATCCTTGCTATTGGGGCTGTAATCTTAGAAGATATTAGATCTAAGAGATTATTACGTAGAGAACCTCATGTTAATCAAGAGTATGAAAGAGGGATTTATATGGATAGTATTCTTTATGGAAGCAAGCAAGATTGTATTGATCAAATAAGAATGAGTCCTACAGCTTTCTTTGAATTATGTAAAATTCTTGCTGACAACAACCTCATACGTGAAACCATTAACATGTCTATTAAGGAACAAGTGTTGATGTTTTTACACATTATTGGACATAATGTGAGGTTTCGAGTG GATTGTGTTGGAGCAATAGATGGAACTCATGTTCGGGCATCTGTTCCAATCGAAATCCAAGGAAGGTTTCGTGGTCGAAAAGAGCGAACAACACAAAATGTGTTAGCTGGCATTATCTTTGACTTAAAATTCACATATGTATTAGCTGGCTGGGAAGGAAGTGCACATGATTCCCGTGTTTTGAACGATGCACTCACTGGGCCAGAGGGATTCAAAATTCCTGAAG GTAAGTATTATCTTGGTGATGCTGGTTATGGAACTCGAAATGGAATTATCTCCCCCTATCGTGGTGTTCGGTACCatttgaaagaatttg AACCTTTTTGGTCATTCCCGACACAAGTGGATGTAGTATTAGCATGTTGTGTCATTCACAATCACATTATGGGTGTTGATCCTAATGACTCAATTATGGAAGAGGTTGTTCGTGATGTTGGATCTCAAAATCAAAGTG CAATGGGCAAAAACAAGGAGAAAGACACTAAAAACAAGCAATTTAGGTGGTCAAAACCAATGCACACTTTATTACTTGAAATTCTTGCTAATGAAGCTGTTAAAGGAAATAAGCCTTCAAACACATTCAAACCTGCATCATTTGCACTAGTTGCCAGGTCAATTAATGAGAAATTTGGAGTAGAATGTGCATCTGATCATGTTGAGAACCGCCTTCGAACCATCAGAAACATGTGGACTAGCATCAACACCCTACAGTGGGAAGAGTGGCTTTGGATGGGATGA